In Besnoitia besnoiti strain Bb-Ger1 chromosome IX, whole genome shotgun sequence, a single genomic region encodes these proteins:
- a CDS encoding hypothetical protein (encoded by transcript BESB_014150), whose protein sequence is MTAFGGAASPSAASLANPRRGGDGEDSGDQGSLLPGRFPSSGSSHGRQRLRLSGAAASAAGFSRAAEATNGAASSSIPSFSRRSPPYGDTPGSSSVDRAVSAAPPPHAFDEDGFAFSSSLPLTGVNGLRQPEEDEDLLFDADAVNDFETRAFFPSENFGAADPRASSLTRSSSGTAALLQRWWKSSKALTPAARNFSAVSQAAAASDSRGRSTGEEKRGEMRRRESQVPLQVCSDQSRIGTESVSTGEGKVSDVARPTHALGRRVDTVSSSSPSPYAASGGQVVRLAASSAAASAHEMHSVELRPSAASVLSAAYPPGAPAVLGRPSSRQESSQDRSDEEDSSEGEAETQFDDYADAPTAAPQSSSGGAGSWLWQRLGFARSTSSSSPSAAGSSSAQGRVAGASALGQRALRVRPRRPRRRYVPMTGDVPSGEQEEEESQETAVPTSFAPSAPSASSAAEPRVLGSPALMQPMQEEEVDATGGATPRAPPAAPSTSIGWRWRPGFLLSSSPQSSSALSSAAARRPEVDIEMGDLSATRGDAASESPTESTAQPTAEEAARANAPALSLSRRIRARRAAVFAALRSAFGRLRRGGLDGGAQGGEAGGDREGGRGGERTDAAEPQEDDEEDDPSCHQMLLVTGCLCWFPLLWVVGAMLWCVTPKEHRRARMWGAVNVCLVVLTFAYLFLHVWNVAKPTAQRAVLFNTEAQLGLEAPLSLRHPGSLWKVEDDGGGVEPATRLAWTFSEPSEDAWKFFSLSRASHGGDSDPIPYGRVIRSSSSPPFALLDAPSHQRGPSLLGSATDTWALGPESLPVPSGDRAPTVMLGPAVIVSGRVLFSVRFGAGDAPSRAALASLRRVFQREKKRAEADRAETHHSSRGKAHALGLPQDGARPKPERSVPGSEHAASLRKDHALDAVFPKQMTAEDLLLADQDLPASFFGAGLRCVPLRRYLNSAEGAGGFRATSLAENHRHSGSSDSESSLPFRWLLLHRAESGGEVRVASQAVDFGAAKFLCHPAVVATGEAREAPRDERGDGEAAEEERRENGQSHIFRRFIDVQQVLFRALP, encoded by the exons ATGACCGCgttcggcggcgctgcttcgccgtccgcAGCGTCACTCGCAAATCCCCGTCGTGGTGGGGACGGGGAGGACTCTGGAGATCAGGGCAGTCTTCTGCCAGGCCGTTTCCCCAGCTCGGGGTCCTCACACGGGCGCCAGCGTCTCCGACTTTctggggcggccgcgtcaGCTGCAGgtttctcgcgcgctgctgagGCGACAAATGGAGCAGCTTCCTCGTCGATCCCTTCTTTttcccgccgctcgcctccgtaTGGAGACACGCCGGGGTCGTCGTCGGTAGATCGCGCCGtctcggcagcgcctccgcctcacgCCTTCGACGAGGACGGATTTGcgttctcgtcttctctgccgctGACTGGGGTAAATGGCCTCAGACAGCccgaagaagatgaagaccTTCTCTTTGATGCAGATGCGGTCAATGACTTTGAAACTCGGGCGTTCTTCCCCTCAGAAAacttcggcgccgcagacccgCGTGCGTCGTCCCTCACCCGCTCTTCTTCAGGAACCGCTGCACTCCTGCAGCGGTGGTGGAAATCTTCCAAGGCGCTGACCCCCGCAGCGAGAAATTTCTCAGCTGTTTCtcaggccgcagccgcttcagactctcgagggcgaagcacaggagaagagaagagaggcgaaatgcggaggcgcgaaagCCAAGTTCCGCTTCAGGTCTGCTCAGATCAAAGCCGAATCGGGACGGAAAGTGTCTCAACCGGCGAGGGCAAAGTCTCTGATGTGGCGCGGCCTACACACGCCTTGGGAAGGCGAGTCGACACCGtgtcttcttcatcgccgTCGCCATACGCTGCGTCCGGCGGCCAAGTGGTCCGGCTCGCTGCATCTTCTGCCGCGGCATCGGCACATGAGATGCACTCCGTCGAACTGCGACCTTCAGCTGCTTCGGTGCTGTCTGCTGCGTATCCGCCTGGAGCTCCAGCCGTGTTGGGGCGACCCAGCAGCCGGCAGGAGTCGTCGCAAGATCGTTCCGACGAAGAAGATTCTTCAGAGGGCGAGGCTGAAACGCAGTTCGATGACTACGCCGACGCGCCTACCGCCGCCCCGCAGTCTtcctctggcggcgccgggtCGTGGCTGTGGCAGCGTCTGGGCTTCGCGCGCTCtacttcttcctcgtctccaTCTGCCGCGGGCTCGTCGTCGGCTCAGGGTCGCGTCGCAGGTGCCTCGGCGCTGGggcagcgggcgctgcgtgtgcggccAAGAAGGCCAAGGCGGCGCTACGTCCCGATGACAGGCGATGTGCCGTCCGGAgagcaggaggaagaggagagccAAGAGACAGCAGTGCCGACATCCTTCGCTCCTTCCgccccctctgcgtcgtccgccgccgagccgcgcgtgttgggctcgcctgcgctgaTGCAGCCCatgcaggaggaagaagtcgACGCCACGGGCGGAGCGACGCCAAGAGCGCCACCCGCTGCGCCCTCGACTTCCATCGGATGGCGCTGGCGACcgggttttcttctttcctcctctcctcagtcttcgtctgcgttaTCGTCGGCCGCAGCACGGAGGCCGGAGGTTGATATCGAGATGGGGGATCTTTCCGCgacccgcggagacgccgcgagcgaaTCTCCGACGGAGTCGACCGCGCAGCCGACAGccgaagaagctgcgcgggcgAATGCGCCCGCGTTGTCTCTGAGCCGGCgcatccgcgcgcggcgcgctgcagtcTTTGCGGCGCTTCGGAGCGCGTTTGGCAGGCTACGCCGCGGGGGTCTCGACGGCGGAGCTcagggcggagaagcgggcggcgaccgcgaaggcggaagaggcggtGAAAGGACTGACGCGGCTGAGCcgcaggaagacgacgaggaggacgacccCTCATGCCACCAGATGCTCCTTGTCACCGGCTGCCTGTGCtggtttcctcttctctgggTCGTAGGCGCCATGCTCTGGTGTGTGACGCCGAAGGAgcatcgccgcgcccgcatg tgGGGAGCGGTCAACGTTTGCCTTGTCGTACTAACGTTCGCCTACCTCTTTCTTCATGTCTGGAACGTGGCGAAGCCAAC AGCGCAGCGTGCAGTGCTTTTCAACACGGAGGCGCAACTGGGTCTGGAGG CGCCCCTCTCCCTTCGGCACCCCGGAAGCTTGTGGAAGgtggaggacgacggcggcggcgtggaac ccgccaccCGTTTGGCGTGGACCTTCAGTGAACCGTCCGAGGATGCCTGGAAGTTCTTCAGCCTCTCCAGAGCTTCTCATGGGGGCGACTCCGACCCCATTCCCTACGGAAG AGTCATCAGATcatcttcgtcgccgccgttcgCCCTTCTGGACGCGCCCTCACACCAGCGGGGGCCGAGTCTGCTGGGCAGCGCCACCGACACTTGGGCCTTGGGCCCGGAGTCTCTTCCAGTCCCCtccggcgaccgcgcgcccACTGTGATGCT GGGCCCGGCGGTGATCGTCTCCGGACGCGTTTTGTTCTCGGTTCGcttcggcgcgggcgacgcgccgtcgcgcgccgccctcgcctctctgcgtcgcgttttccagagagaaaaaaagcgagcTGAGGCAGACAGAGCCGAGACGCACCACTCGTCTCGCGGCAAAGCTCACGCGCTCGGACTTCCGCAggacggcgcgaggccgaagccAGAGCGAAGCGTACCAGGCAGCGAGCACGCAGCCTCACTCAGGAAAGACCACGCACTCGACGCGGTCTTCCCCAAGCAAATGACGGCTGAAGACCTTCTGCTGGCGGACCAAGA CTTGCCTGCGTCTTTCTTCGGGGCGGGTCTGCGATGCGTGCCCCTCCGGCGCTACTTGAACTcagccgagggcgcggggggcTTCCGCGCCACCTCCCTCGCGGAAAATCACCGTCACAGCGGTTCGTCTGACTCGGAGTCTTCGCTCCCGTTTCGGTGGCTGCTGCTCCAccgcgccgagagcggcggcgaggtgCGAGTCGCCTCGCAGGCTGTCGACTTCGGCGCGGCGAAATTCCT
- a CDS encoding hypothetical protein (encoded by transcript BESB_014160), with translation MGVSSDSLQAWFAQDSRKHRTMMLGFAQTSIYHGCPDISRVRFRVTLWYATRGDSDAAAGSTVKARGCGISTEDPSRGPCGVFSIGNSSAAIPKQPSVAAEVRRYSEDIGWQERLITPLEEAVFLSVSCHIQAESRKFELYRKHIQLLREGKEVPYTRFSNIIYTFTDRDLSDGCIPKPVQAFHDRYASPPLSNTAIGPAPMAKLRMEPGLGAAVLSAADLFYCETMYIMASIECYGQPAEDVVLCHITYSRNGGVVRMTPGFSDYGKTFRAVTQRGVAYEYTIDDVTQYEEEIGEARPVSHTVHLTAKRPPVSLGREVLWSACGEIQSFDRIRADEDDTFSVEADQPDVPTQNAPVESRCGVDVLAQQAWSIDHIGDGFKRRQDKKADKYVIGMLPVECV, from the exons ATGGGGGTCAGTAGCGACAGCCTGCAAGCGTGGTTCGCACAGGATAGTCGAAAGCACAGGACAATGATGCTCGGTTTTGCTCAGACCAGTATCTACCATGGATGTCCTGATATCTCGCGCGTGCGTTTCCGGGTAACCCTCTGGTACGCCACTCGTGGTGATTCTGACGCAGCCGCTGGGTCTACGGTCAAGGCCAGGGGATGTGGCATTTCAACGGAGGACCCGTCCAGGGGACCCTGTGGAGTGTTCTCAATCGGTAATAGTAGCGCTGCCATTCCAAAGCAGCCTAGCGTCGCTGCTGAAGTTCGACGCTACAGCGAGGATATCGGCTGGCAAGAacggctcattactcctcT agaggaggcagtGTTCTTGAGTGTTTCATGCCATATACAGGCAGAAAGTCGGAAGTTCGAGCTTTACCGAAAGCACATCCAGCTCCTCAGGGAGGGAAAAGAAGTCCCGTACACTCGCTTTAGTAACATTATATACACTTTTACGGATCGGGACCTGTCAGACGGCTGCATTCCAAAGCCGGTTCAAGCTTTCCACGATCGATATGCGAGCCCTCCTTTGAGCAACACCGCCATCGG GCCAGCCCCTATGGCAAAGCTGCGGATGGAGCCTGGGCTTGGCGCCGCAGTGCTCAGCGCTGCCGACCTGTTTTACTGTGAAACGATGTATATCATGGCTTCAATCGAGTGCTACGG GCAACCCGCGGAGGACGTGGTTCTCTGCCACATCACTTACAGCCGAAACGGCGGCGTCGTAAGGATGACA CCTGGTTTCTCTGACTACGGCAAAACATTCCGAGCGGTGACCCAACGG GGCGTAGCTTATGAGTACACGATCGACGACGTGACGCAGTATGAAGAGGAAatcggcgaggcgaggcccgTGTCGCATACCGTTCACCTCACAGCGAAACGGCCGCCCGTCTCACTCGGTCGGGAGGTCCTGTGGTCTGCTTGCGGAGAAATTCAAAGCTTCGACAGGATCAGAGCTGATGAAGATGACACTTTCAGTGTAGAAGCAGACCAGCCCGACGTACCCACTCAGAACGCACCAGTTGAAAGTCGGTGCGGTGTAGACGTTCTCGCCCAGCAAG CCTGGTCTATAGACCATATTGGAGACGGTTTCAAGCGCCGCCAGGACAAAAAAGCAGACAAGTATGTGATTGGCATGCTTCCTGTGGAGTGCGTATGA